Proteins from a single region of Hydra vulgaris chromosome 12, alternate assembly HydraT2T_AEP:
- the LOC136088359 gene encoding uncharacterized protein LOC136088359: MNSDVLDESSTLHHLGLTLTSNLSWKPYIKSVAKLTSAKIASPYRARHILTSDSILYLYKSQIQPCMEYCCHIWGGSSNDALSLLYKVQKRTINIVGPALAANLQPLSHRRNVASLSLFYKYYHDHCS; this comes from the coding sequence atgaacagtgatgtactcgatgagtcatctactctTCATCATTTAGGATTAACTTtaacttccaatctttcttggaaaccatatatcaaatcagTTGCAAAATTAACGTCTGCTAAGATTGCATCTccttatcgagctcgacacatTCTTACTtcggattctattctctatctctataaatcccAAATtcagccttgtatggaatactgttgccatatctggggtggatcttctaatgatgccctttctcttttatacaaggtgcaaaaacgcactataaacatagttggacctgctcttgcagccaacctacAACCATTATCACaccgtcgtaatgttgcttctctttctcttttctacaaatactatcatgacCACTGCTCTTAA
- the LOC100212275 gene encoding E3 ubiquitin-protein ligase RNF14 isoform X2 has protein sequence MNEDNYERIKNELDIIESIYSESFVRSSEGFGGQLSAHVELPSSLKILYTTSNTIGSPDESFVVLDIDYLPAIALNFMLPEGYPTLLPPTYTLSCKWLTEIQLSRLCEALDKCWTSEDGQEVLYTWMQVLTNDVWKTINVSNELILSVSNSTHTLNLDCRVFQETDNLNNLVTYLIDYNYTEAQQKFDNAYFKCALCFLEKPGSKCVSFSKCKHIYCRDCIEQYFSIKIRDGSVRGLICPQEKCESQADPNFVRTLVSPELYEKYDSLLLQSTLDCMDEIAYCPRKTCNAVVLKELNMGQCPVCRFVFCVLCKRTYHGVNKCPVNSGELKKLREAYLNGTAEEKEYLEKRYGKKQLKQAVEEHFSETWLENNSKKCPNCSTYIEKIDGCNKMKCYKCETNFCWLCGKGLPAANPYEHFNSLKTGCFNRLFEGIDVDNISDDSDDNFE, from the exons ATGAATGAAGACAATTATGAACGTATAAAAAACGAATTAGATATAATCGAATCAATATATTCAGAGAGTTTTGTTAGGTCATCTGAAGGTTTTGGTGGACAACTTTCTGCTCATGTTGAACTACCTAGTagcctaaaaattttgtacacAACTTCAAACACAATCGGTTCTcc tGATGAATCTTTTGTTGTATTGGATATTGACTACTTGCCTGCTATTGCTTTAAACTTTATGTTACCAGAAGGATATCCAACATTGTTACCTCCAACTTACACTCTATCTTGTAAATGGCTCACTGAAATACAG CTGTCAAGACTATGTGAAGCATTAGATAAATGTTGGACTTCAGAGGATGGTCAAGAAGTACTGTATACTTGGATGCAAGTCTTAACAAATGATGTTTGGAAGACAATCAATGTATCAAATGAACTGATTTTGTCCGTGTCTAATTCCACTCACACATTAAATTTAGATTGTCGCGTATTTCAAGAAACTGATAATTTGAACAATCTTGTGACTTATTTAATAGACTATAATTATACAGAAGCGCAGCAGAAATTTGATAATGCCTATTTTAAATGCGCGTTATGCTTTTTAGAAAAACCTGGTTCAAAATGTGTATCTTTCTcaaaatgtaaacatatttaTTGTAGGGATTGTATAGAACAGtattttagcattaaaataaGAGATGGTTCTGTTAGAGGTCTCATATGTCCTCAAGAAAAATGTGAATCTCAAGCTGATCCTAATTTTGTACGAACATTGGTCTCGCCAGAGCTGTATGAAAAATATGATAGCTTACTGTTGCAGTCAACATTAGATTGCATGGATGAAATTGCGTATTGCCCTCGCAAGACTTGTAATGCAGTAGTATTAAAAGAACTAAATATGGGTCAATGTCCTGTGTGTCGTTTTGTTTTCTGTGTTTTATGTAAGCGTACATATCATGGCGTCAACAAATGTCCTGTTAATTCTGGTGAACTGAAAAAACTTAGAGAAGCTTATTTGAATGGTACAGCTGAAGAAAAAGAATATTTAGAAAAACGGTATGGTAAAAAGCAGCTAAAACAGGCTGTTGAAGAACATTTTTCCGAAACCTGGTTagaaaataattctaaaaaatgtcCTAATTGTTCAACATATATCGAGAAAATTGATGGTTGCAATAAAATGAAGTGTTACAAATGCGAGACAAATTTTTGCTGGCTTTGTGGAAAAGGACTACCCGCGGCAAATCCATACGAACATTTTAACAGTCTTAAAACTGGATGTTTTAATCGCTTGTTTGAAGGAATAGACGTTGATAATATAAGTGACGATAGTGATGATAACTTTGAATAA